One part of the Solanum dulcamara chromosome 8, daSolDulc1.2, whole genome shotgun sequence genome encodes these proteins:
- the LOC129899881 gene encoding uncharacterized protein LOC129899881, with protein MDKQVLMDRVAKLLVNLLGTQATVAIRARSSLIEKIRAHKFDNPQLRVIHERVLSREDRKKTLYPEGNIKIESCICVPRVRDLVKLIHEEAHYSKYSINLSAAKMYLDLRQQYWWCRIKRDIVAFMARCLNYQQVKFEYQRPGGLTQLLPILEWK; from the exons ATGGATAAGCAGGTGTTAATGGACAGAGTGGCTAAACTTTTGGTCAATCTTCTTGGTACTCAAGCCACTGTGGCCATTCGG GCTAGGTCTTCCTTAATAGAGAAGATTCGGGCACATAAGTTTGATAACCCACAactgagggtgattcatgaaAGGGTGCTCAGTAGGGAGGATAGGAAAAAGACCTTATATCCAGAGGGCAATATCAAGATTGAGAGTTGTATCTGTGTTCCCAGAGTTAGAGATTTGGTCAAATTGATTCATGAGGAGGCCCATTATTCCAAATATTCCATTAATCTTAGTGCAGCAAAGATGTATCTTGATCTACGGCAGCAATACTGGTGGTGTAGGATTAAGCGGGACATTGTAGCTTTTATGGCCAGGTGCTTAAACTATCAGCAGGTTAAGTTCGAGTATCAGAGACCAGGTGGTTTGACCCAGCTATTACCCATTCTAGAGTGGAAGTAA